A region of Salmo salar chromosome ssa17, Ssal_v3.1, whole genome shotgun sequence DNA encodes the following proteins:
- the LOC123723987 gene encoding fidgetin isoform X2: MQWTPEHAQWAEQHFDITSTTRSPAHKAEAYRGHLQRGGSTYQYAWANDDISALTASNLLKKYAEKYSGILEMPSERALLNSYAEAGMNGRKGEGEAWQEGVYCVPEGMSMRKGGVAAEVAGMCSSPSPGLASSGLTEPGYSSSSCGSHTATALHSSAGSSQEYGHSYSGSYLGYSSQVTTSPLHSSGLLQPPPPPPHPSLVPTYNGGSSNLSGYNYPHAGYPSQSAVGPGYSPGGAPPPSSYLPSGIAAPTPLPPSSTLPGYPYQSHNLGPIAPTPLNGSSSNSLKRKAFYMTGQGEMDSTYGNFVYGQARSSAESPMYRVPDSSISNAGGGNSFDRNADKSSLPFNPHKQPMASEQSAGGALTPPSYASTLGGSRSADSLGSFTSPSLSDQGDEHRVHLSHLSLTGATSSSRPAEEQLKSSDPHLLDMVTSEILQQGPPVDWSDIAGLELAKATLKEEVLWPMLRPDMFSGLGSAPRCILLFGPRGTGRTLLGRCMASQLGAPFLQLRGSTLATKWLAEGDKILRASFLVARCRQPSVLFISDVDMLLSAQLNNESPVHRLKAELLAQLDALLLGPADDSNNHVLVVCSTSKPQDMDEGLRRYFGRRVLVPLPDSSSRHRMLSQLLSQSQRKYCLSEEELVLLVQRTEGFSGLDVARLCQEALVGMLHTSSQGLDLSVSIMPTGQMRPLTYQDFDSVFCKFQPSISQKEIDTYTKWNKMFGCGQ; this comes from the coding sequence ATGCAGTGGACCCCAGAGCACGCGCAGTGGGCGGAGCAGCACTTTGACATCACCTCCACCACACGCTCGCCGGCCCACAAGGCCGAGGCTTACCGGGGTCACCTGCAGCGCGGCGGAAGCACATACCAGTACGCCTGGGCCAACGACGACATCTCTGCGCTCACCGCCTCCAACCTGCTCAAGAAGTACGCTGAGAAGTATTCTGGCATCCTGGAGATGCCCAGTGAGAGGGCCCTGCTGAACTCCTATGCCGAGGCCGGGATGAACGGCAGGAAGGGGGAGGGCGAGGCCTGGCAGGAGGGGGTCTACTGCGTCCCCGAGGGGATGTCCATGAGGAAAGGAGGGGTGGCGGCGGAGGTGGCTGGTATGTGCAGCTCTCCGTCCCCGGGCCTGGCCTCCAGCGGCCTGACAGAGCCTGGTTACTCCAGCAGCAGCTGTGGTAGTCACACCGCCACGGCCCTCCACTCCTCTGCAGGATCCTCTCAGGAATACGGCCACAGCTACAGTGGCTCCTACCTGGGCTACAGCTCCCAGGTCACCACCTCCCCGCTGCACAGCTCCGGTCTCTTGCAGCCCCCTCCTCCGCCCCCACACCCCTCCCTGGTCCCAACCTACAATGGGGGATCCTCCAACCTCTCGGGCTACAATTACCCCCATGCCGGGTACCCCTCCCAGAGCGCTGTGGGGCCCGGCTACAGCCCCGGGGGAGCCCCCCCTCCATCCTCCTACCTACCGTCAGGGATCGCCGCTCCCACCCCCCTGCCCCCCTCCTCCACGCTCCCCGGGTACCCCTACCAGTCGCACAACCTCGGCCCCATCGCGCCCACGCCTCTGAATGGCAGCTCGTCCAACTCTCTGAAGAGAAAAGCCTTCTACATGACAGGGCAAGGAGAGATGGACTCCACTTATGGAAATTTTGTCTATGGCCAGGCGCGCAGCTCCGCAGAGAGCCCCATGTACAGGGTACCGGACAGCAGCATCTCAAATGCGGGCGGAGGGAACAGTTTTGACAGGAACGCTGACAAGTCATCTTTGCCGTTTAATCCCCACAAGCAGCCCATGGCCTCTGAGCAGTCTGCAGGCGGAGCACTCACCCCTCCATCCTATGCCTCCACCCTGGGTGGCTCGCGCTCGGCCGACTCCCTGGGCAgcttcacctctccctccctaaGCGACCAAGGGGACGAGCACCGCGTgcacctctcccacctctccctgaCAGGGGCGACCTCATCCTCCCGGCCCGCTGAGGAGCAGCTGAAGAGCAGCGACCCCCACCTCCTGGACATGGTGACCTCTGAGATCCTACAGCAGGGACCCCCGGTGGACTGGAGTGACATTGCAGGCCTGGAGCTGGCCAAGGCCACTCTGAAGGAGGAGGTTCTCTGGCCCATGCTACGTCCGGACATGTTCAGCGGCCTAGGTTCAGCCCCGAGGTGCATTCTACTGTTTGGCCCCAGAGGGACGGGCCGAACGTTGCTGGGCCGCTGCATGGCCAGCCAGCTGGGGGCGCCCTTCCTGCAGCTCAGAGGCTCCACCTTGGCCACCAAGTGGCTGGCAGAGGGTGACAAGATCCTGCGGGCCTCCTTCCTGGTGGCGCGCTGCCGCCAGCCCTCAGTGCTGTTCATCAGCGACGTGGACATGCTGCTGTCGGCCCAGCTCAACAACGAGAGCCCAGTTCACCGGCTCAAGGCCGAGCTCCTGGCCCAGCTTGATGCGCTGCTCCTTGGACCGGCCGATGACTCCAACAACCACGTCCTGGTGGTCTGCTCCACCAGCAAGCCTCAGGACATGGACGAGGGGCTGCGACGGTACTTTGGCCGGCGGGTCCTGGTGCCGCTGCCGGACAGTTCGTCCCGCCATCGCATGCTGAGCCAGCTGCTGTCCCAGTCCCAGCGCAAGTACTGTCTCAGTGAGGAGGAGCTGGTGCTGCTGGTCCAGCGCACCGAGGGCTTCTCTGGCCTGGACGTGGCAAGGCTGTGCCAGGAGGCCCTGGTGGGCATGCTGCACACCTCCTCCCAAGGCCTGGACCTCTCGGTGAGCATCATGCCCACAGGCCAGATGCGACCCCTCACCTACCAGGACTTTGACAGTGTTTTTTGCAAATTTCAGCCCAGTATATCGCAGAAAGAGATCGACACGTACACCAAGTGGAACAAAATGTTTGGGTGCGGTCAGTGA
- the LOC123723987 gene encoding fidgetin isoform X1, whose translation MVLNRRQPRLTHRTVIHQQALPWIDVALTPEVDLSHIQRDMISSSSVYGLKMQWTPEHAQWAEQHFDITSTTRSPAHKAEAYRGHLQRGGSTYQYAWANDDISALTASNLLKKYAEKYSGILEMPSERALLNSYAEAGMNGRKGEGEAWQEGVYCVPEGMSMRKGGVAAEVAGMCSSPSPGLASSGLTEPGYSSSSCGSHTATALHSSAGSSQEYGHSYSGSYLGYSSQVTTSPLHSSGLLQPPPPPPHPSLVPTYNGGSSNLSGYNYPHAGYPSQSAVGPGYSPGGAPPPSSYLPSGIAAPTPLPPSSTLPGYPYQSHNLGPIAPTPLNGSSSNSLKRKAFYMTGQGEMDSTYGNFVYGQARSSAESPMYRVPDSSISNAGGGNSFDRNADKSSLPFNPHKQPMASEQSAGGALTPPSYASTLGGSRSADSLGSFTSPSLSDQGDEHRVHLSHLSLTGATSSSRPAEEQLKSSDPHLLDMVTSEILQQGPPVDWSDIAGLELAKATLKEEVLWPMLRPDMFSGLGSAPRCILLFGPRGTGRTLLGRCMASQLGAPFLQLRGSTLATKWLAEGDKILRASFLVARCRQPSVLFISDVDMLLSAQLNNESPVHRLKAELLAQLDALLLGPADDSNNHVLVVCSTSKPQDMDEGLRRYFGRRVLVPLPDSSSRHRMLSQLLSQSQRKYCLSEEELVLLVQRTEGFSGLDVARLCQEALVGMLHTSSQGLDLSVSIMPTGQMRPLTYQDFDSVFCKFQPSISQKEIDTYTKWNKMFGCGQ comes from the coding sequence GCCTAAAGATGCAGTGGACCCCAGAGCACGCGCAGTGGGCGGAGCAGCACTTTGACATCACCTCCACCACACGCTCGCCGGCCCACAAGGCCGAGGCTTACCGGGGTCACCTGCAGCGCGGCGGAAGCACATACCAGTACGCCTGGGCCAACGACGACATCTCTGCGCTCACCGCCTCCAACCTGCTCAAGAAGTACGCTGAGAAGTATTCTGGCATCCTGGAGATGCCCAGTGAGAGGGCCCTGCTGAACTCCTATGCCGAGGCCGGGATGAACGGCAGGAAGGGGGAGGGCGAGGCCTGGCAGGAGGGGGTCTACTGCGTCCCCGAGGGGATGTCCATGAGGAAAGGAGGGGTGGCGGCGGAGGTGGCTGGTATGTGCAGCTCTCCGTCCCCGGGCCTGGCCTCCAGCGGCCTGACAGAGCCTGGTTACTCCAGCAGCAGCTGTGGTAGTCACACCGCCACGGCCCTCCACTCCTCTGCAGGATCCTCTCAGGAATACGGCCACAGCTACAGTGGCTCCTACCTGGGCTACAGCTCCCAGGTCACCACCTCCCCGCTGCACAGCTCCGGTCTCTTGCAGCCCCCTCCTCCGCCCCCACACCCCTCCCTGGTCCCAACCTACAATGGGGGATCCTCCAACCTCTCGGGCTACAATTACCCCCATGCCGGGTACCCCTCCCAGAGCGCTGTGGGGCCCGGCTACAGCCCCGGGGGAGCCCCCCCTCCATCCTCCTACCTACCGTCAGGGATCGCCGCTCCCACCCCCCTGCCCCCCTCCTCCACGCTCCCCGGGTACCCCTACCAGTCGCACAACCTCGGCCCCATCGCGCCCACGCCTCTGAATGGCAGCTCGTCCAACTCTCTGAAGAGAAAAGCCTTCTACATGACAGGGCAAGGAGAGATGGACTCCACTTATGGAAATTTTGTCTATGGCCAGGCGCGCAGCTCCGCAGAGAGCCCCATGTACAGGGTACCGGACAGCAGCATCTCAAATGCGGGCGGAGGGAACAGTTTTGACAGGAACGCTGACAAGTCATCTTTGCCGTTTAATCCCCACAAGCAGCCCATGGCCTCTGAGCAGTCTGCAGGCGGAGCACTCACCCCTCCATCCTATGCCTCCACCCTGGGTGGCTCGCGCTCGGCCGACTCCCTGGGCAgcttcacctctccctccctaaGCGACCAAGGGGACGAGCACCGCGTgcacctctcccacctctccctgaCAGGGGCGACCTCATCCTCCCGGCCCGCTGAGGAGCAGCTGAAGAGCAGCGACCCCCACCTCCTGGACATGGTGACCTCTGAGATCCTACAGCAGGGACCCCCGGTGGACTGGAGTGACATTGCAGGCCTGGAGCTGGCCAAGGCCACTCTGAAGGAGGAGGTTCTCTGGCCCATGCTACGTCCGGACATGTTCAGCGGCCTAGGTTCAGCCCCGAGGTGCATTCTACTGTTTGGCCCCAGAGGGACGGGCCGAACGTTGCTGGGCCGCTGCATGGCCAGCCAGCTGGGGGCGCCCTTCCTGCAGCTCAGAGGCTCCACCTTGGCCACCAAGTGGCTGGCAGAGGGTGACAAGATCCTGCGGGCCTCCTTCCTGGTGGCGCGCTGCCGCCAGCCCTCAGTGCTGTTCATCAGCGACGTGGACATGCTGCTGTCGGCCCAGCTCAACAACGAGAGCCCAGTTCACCGGCTCAAGGCCGAGCTCCTGGCCCAGCTTGATGCGCTGCTCCTTGGACCGGCCGATGACTCCAACAACCACGTCCTGGTGGTCTGCTCCACCAGCAAGCCTCAGGACATGGACGAGGGGCTGCGACGGTACTTTGGCCGGCGGGTCCTGGTGCCGCTGCCGGACAGTTCGTCCCGCCATCGCATGCTGAGCCAGCTGCTGTCCCAGTCCCAGCGCAAGTACTGTCTCAGTGAGGAGGAGCTGGTGCTGCTGGTCCAGCGCACCGAGGGCTTCTCTGGCCTGGACGTGGCAAGGCTGTGCCAGGAGGCCCTGGTGGGCATGCTGCACACCTCCTCCCAAGGCCTGGACCTCTCGGTGAGCATCATGCCCACAGGCCAGATGCGACCCCTCACCTACCAGGACTTTGACAGTGTTTTTTGCAAATTTCAGCCCAGTATATCGCAGAAAGAGATCGACACGTACACCAAGTGGAACAAAATGTTTGGGTGCGGTCAGTGA